In the genome of Terriglobales bacterium, the window GATGGGTGCCGGCAACGACGCCCGGGGCAGCTACCCGTTCGCGATCACGGAGGAAGCGGGCGTGCGCATCATCGATCCTTCGCCGATGTTCCAGGAGCTCCTGCGCGATCTGGCGCGGGGCGAAAGCAAGAGCGTCATGAGCCGGCGCTTCCACCGCGGCCTGGTGGACGCGTTCTCGGCGGTGGCGTGCGCGCTCGCCGGCGAGACCGGCCTCGACCGCGTATGCCTCAGCGGTGGAAGCTTCCAGAATGTATTCCTGCTCGAGCAGCTCACCGCCGCGCTCGAGCATGCCGGGCTGCGCGTCTACAGCCAGGCGGAAGTTCCCACCGGAGATGGCGGAATTTCCCTGGGACAGGCCATGGTGGCTGCCCACGTTGATCTCTAGAGACGCTCGTCCAAATATCTCAAGCTGCGGGGAACCTCTAGAGGGGCAACTCGTCCGCACCTGCAGTCCGGATCATGGGGCCCTAGATAGTGCCCGATCCTCAGTGAGTCTCAGTCTCCGGATTGAGGAGTGCGTACCAGCTTCTCAGGATCGTAGCCGACATCTGCGATCTTCTTTGCGAGTCGCGCGTACAGCGACTGGTCCATGCGGGGCTCCCGGCTGAGTATCCAGAGGTACTTGCGTGAGGGTTCTCCCACGACGGCATACTCGTACTCCGGGCCCAGGTCGAGGATCCAGTACTTGCCATAGAAAGGCCAGAAGAACGTCACCTTGAGCTTGGAATTGGAAGCTCTGTCGGTGACCTTTGCCGTGCCCACGGCCCGCTTTGTCTTACCTTCCTTGGAGCGGCACTCATTGACAACTTCTACTGTTCCGTCGGGCCGCAAGGTGTATGTGGCCG includes:
- a CDS encoding lipocalin family protein, whose translation is MKRKRLVVGFWVLAILASGMMTESLASTNAQLPTVAHVDLKRYVGKWYEIARYPNRFQKDCAGDTSATYTLRPDGTVEVVNECRSKEGKTKRAVGTAKVTDRASNSKLKVTFFWPFYGKYWILDLGPEYEYAVVGEPSRKYLWILSREPRMDQSLYARLAKKIADVGYDPEKLVRTPQSGD